The Mycolicibacterium aurum genome segment CCGGGGTGCTGTCGCGGCGTATCGATCCTCGCCACAGCACGGTGATGGTGTGGGGCGCGGTCCACGCCGGCGTCGCGGCCAACGCGATCCCGCAGACCGGCACCATGGCAGGCACCATCAGGACGGCCAGCCGCGAGACCTGGCTGACACTTGAAGATGTGGTGCAGGAAGCGGTGGCATCACTGCTGGCGCCGCTCGGCATCGAGTACGTCGTGCAGTATCGCCGCGGGGTGCCGCCGGTGGTCAACGAAGAGGTCTCCACGCGAATCCTGACCCACGCGATCGAAGCGATCGGCCCCGACGTGCTCGCCGACACCGAACAGTCCGGGGGCGGGGAGGACTTCTCCTGGTACCTCGAGGAGGTGCCCGGCGCGATGGCCCGGCTGGGGGTGTGGAGCGGTCGCGGGCCGCAGCTGGACCTGCACCAGCCGACATTCGACCTCGACGAACGTGCCCTGGGTGTGGGCGTGCGGCTGCTGGTCAACCTGATCGACCAGGCCGCGCAGGAGTCCTAGCCCTCGCGGCCCTCGCGGCCGCTCGTGTCATCTGCCGCCGCAGAGTCAGTCGTGCACGCAGACCTCGAGGAAAGTCTTGGTCAGGTCCAACAGCGTCGCCAGCAGATCGGCGTCGTCGAGGTCGTCGATCATCGGGTCTGTCACGCAGCCGTGGATGCCGGCGCTGAGCATCGAGATCGCGACCCGCGTGGCGGTGTCGGGATTGGGGCCGAGCAGCACGTCGGCGAGCCTGTCGCCGATGCGGCGGTACTCGTCGTGTCCTTCGAGCAGACGATGCACGGTCGGGTCGCCGTAGAAGACGCTGGAGACCCGGCGGTGGCGGATGATCAGCTCCACCATGCCGCTCATCGACACACCGCGCCGTGCCGCGGGCGTCGGCAACGTCTCGGTGATTCGCAACAGGTGCTCGATGTCGTCGAACACCGGTTTCACCACGGCCAGCGCGATGTCGTCCTTGGAGTGGAACTGGTAGTAGACGGCGGCCTTGGTCACGCCGAGGCGGTCGGCGATCATCTGGAGTGAGGTGCCGCTGACGCCGTGGCCGGCGAACAGGTCGAGGGCGGCTTCCAGCACGCGCTCGCGCGCGTATCCACGCGTGGCGACTGGTCTGGCCATCGTTTCCCCTCGTCCCCGGTCGGCGGCACTGTATCCCAGATCACTCGGGCGTTCGATGGGGACGCAGACCACTAGTTAGCCGGGCGGCTTGTCTGAAGTTAGCCGAGCGGTTAGTGTAGCTCTACTAATAACTTCAGTTCCCTCGAATACGGCTGTGCCGTAGAGACTTTCGATTTGAGCCGTCAGAGGAGCTCCCGGTGAAGTCCGCATGAGCACGCCGAACCGGCACGATCGGCCGCATTTCTACGGCATCGCGCGCTTCATCCGCCGCGCATCGCTGCCGATCATCCTGATCTGGGTCGCACTCGCGGCGTTCCTCAACATCGCGGTTCCGCAGCTGGAGGCGGTGGGCAAGGCGCGATCGGTGTCCATGAGCCCCGACGAGGCACCGGCCGTCATCTCGATGGAACGCATCGGCAAGGCCTTCGAGGAGTACGAGTCCAGCAGCTCGGCGATGATCGTGCTGGAAGGCGATCAACCCCTCGGCGACGACGCCCGCCGCTACTACTCCGACCTGATCGCCGCGCTCGAGGCGGACCCCACCCACGTCGAGCACGTCCAGGACCTCTGGAGCGACCCACTGACGGCCGCGGGCGCCCAGAGCGGCGACGGCCTATCCATGTACTTCCAGGTCAACCTCGCAGGCAACCAGGGCGAGGCGCTGGCCAACGAATCGGTGGCCGCCGTCCAGAAGTTGGTGGCCGACAGCCAGCCGCCTGCCGGGGTCAAGGCCTACGTCACCGGGGCCTCGGTGCTCGCCGCCGAACAGGAGACCGCCGGAACCGAGAGCCTCCGGATGGTCGAGGCGCTGACGTTCCTGGTCATCACCGTCATGCTGGTGCTGTTCTTCCGCTCCATCGTCACCACGCTGCTGATCCTGGTCATGGTCGGCTTGAGCTTGATGACGGTGCGCGGTGCGGTGGCGTTCCTCGGCTATCACGACATCATCGGGCTCTCCACCTTCGCGACCAGTCTGTTGGTCACCCTCGCCATCGCGATCGCGGTCGACTACGCCATCTTCCTCGTCGGCCGGTATCAGGAGGCCAGGGGCAAAGGCGAGACGCCGGAATCGGCGTACCACACGATGTTCGGCGGCACCGCGCACGTCATCGTCGGTTCCGGGCTGACCATCGCCGGCGCGACGTTCTGTCTGAGCTTCACCCGGCTGCCGTACTTCCAGACGCTGGGTGTCCCCCTGGCGCTGGGCATGCTGGTGCTGATCTGCGTCGCCATGACCTTCGGGCCCGCGGTCATCACCGTCGCGAGCCGGTTCGGGTTACTGGAGCCCAAGCGCGCCATGCGCGTTCGCGGCTGGCGCAAGATCGGGGCCGCCACCGTGCGCTGGCCCGGCGCCATTCTTGTGGCGAGTGTCGCGGTGTCACTGATCGGCCTGCTCGCGTTGCCCGGCTATCAGACCAGCTACAACGACCGCAATTACCTGCCCGCCGACATCGACTCCAACGTCGGCTACGCCGCCGCCGAGCGGCACTTCTCGCCGGCGCGGCTCAACCCCGAGATGCTGATGGTCGAAACCGATCGGGACCTCCGCAACTCCGCCGACTTCATCGTCATCGACAAGATCGCCAAGGCCCTGTTCGCCGTCGAGGGGATCGGCCGCGTGCAGACCATCACCCGGCCCGACGGCACACCGATCGACGGCACGACCATCCCGTACATGATGAGCAGGCAGGGTGGTACGCAGAAGCTTCACGAGAAATACATGATGGATCGGATGGACGACATGTCCGTCCAGGCCGCCGCGCTGCAGGACACCATCAACACGATGGAAAAGATGATGTCCCTTATGGGGCAGATGTCCGAGATCACCACCACCATGGTGGCCAAGACGAAGACGATG includes the following:
- a CDS encoding TetR/AcrR family transcriptional regulator: MARPVATRGYARERVLEAALDLFAGHGVSGTSLQMIADRLGVTKAAVYYQFHSKDDIALAVVKPVFDDIEHLLRITETLPTPAARRGVSMSGMVELIIRHRRVSSVFYGDPTVHRLLEGHDEYRRIGDRLADVLLGPNPDTATRVAISMLSAGIHGCVTDPMIDDLDDADLLATLLDLTKTFLEVCVHD
- a CDS encoding MMPL/RND family transporter, which gives rise to MSTPNRHDRPHFYGIARFIRRASLPIILIWVALAAFLNIAVPQLEAVGKARSVSMSPDEAPAVISMERIGKAFEEYESSSSAMIVLEGDQPLGDDARRYYSDLIAALEADPTHVEHVQDLWSDPLTAAGAQSGDGLSMYFQVNLAGNQGEALANESVAAVQKLVADSQPPAGVKAYVTGASVLAAEQETAGTESLRMVEALTFLVITVMLVLFFRSIVTTLLILVMVGLSLMTVRGAVAFLGYHDIIGLSTFATSLLVTLAIAIAVDYAIFLVGRYQEARGKGETPESAYHTMFGGTAHVIVGSGLTIAGATFCLSFTRLPYFQTLGVPLALGMLVLICVAMTFGPAVITVASRFGLLEPKRAMRVRGWRKIGAATVRWPGAILVASVAVSLIGLLALPGYQTSYNDRNYLPADIDSNVGYAAAERHFSPARLNPEMLMVETDRDLRNSADFIVIDKIAKALFAVEGIGRVQTITRPDGTPIDGTTIPYMMSRQGGTQKLHEKYMMDRMDDMSVQAAALQDTINTMEKMMSLMGQMSEITTTMVAKTKTMTADITQLRDHIADLDDFLRPIRNYLYWEPHCYNIPVCWSMRSIFDLIDGTNMLTDSVQDLVPELERLSALMPQLVELMPSQIESMKSQRDMMLTMQQTQGGQLDAAAEMNVDATDMGDAFNDAMNADTFYLPPEAFDNADFQSGIDQFISPNGHAVRFIIAHEGDPLSPDGIKKIDALKTAAKEAIKGTPLEGSTIYLGGTAATFKDMADGTQYDLLIAGIAAIGLIFIIMLILTRAVVAAAVIVGTVVLSLGASFGLSVLVWQHLVGIELHWMVLPMAVIILLAVGADYNLLVVSRLKEEVHAGIGTGLIRTMGGSGSVVTAAGMVFALTMMTMAVSDLTIMGQVGTTIGMGLIFDTLVIRSFMTPSIAALLGPWFWWPQRVRPRPRPSPWPPAPASRGRVSAQ